In the Limanda limanda chromosome 1, fLimLim1.1, whole genome shotgun sequence genome, one interval contains:
- the LOC133007669 gene encoding iron-sulfur cluster assembly scaffold protein IscU-like isoform X1: MFTPSVVYLHSACARHVSVTPPPGSDVSRGPGSSCTSLPNCVTTAPLSNMATTVMNKCLSPLALLTRRLSAPEFITQCCYHKKVVDHYENPRNVGSLDKNSRNVGTGLVGAPACGDVMKLQIEVDDQGKIVDARFKTFGCGSAIASSSLATEWVKGKSVDEALTIKNTDIARELSLPPVKLHCSMLAEDAIKAALADYRLKQQDDQQEAVRASI, encoded by the exons ATGTTTACCCCCAGTGTTGTTTACCTGCACAGCGCATGCGCACGCCACGTCAGTGTGACCCCGCCCCCTGGCAGTGACGTATCTCGCGGTCCGGGCTCTAGCTGCACTTCTCTTCCGAACTGCGTCACTACTGCTCCGCTCTCCAACATGGCGACCACCGTGATGAACAAGTGTCTCAGTCCTCTGGCTCTGCTCACCCGCAGGCTCTCTGCCCCGGAGTTCATCACCCAGTGCTGCTACCACAAGAAG GTGGTGGATCACTATGAGAACCCAAGAAACGTCGGCTCGCTGGACAAAAACTCCAGGAATGTTGGGACTGGTTTGGTGGGAGCTCCAGCCTGCGGAGATGTAATGAAGCTCCAG ATTGAGGTGGATGACCAGGGGAAGATTGTGGATGCCAGGTTCAAAACCTTCGGCTGCGGCTCTGCCATCGCCTCCAGCTCTCTGGCCACCGAGTGGGTGAAGGGCAAATCT GTGGATGAAGCTTTGACAATAAAGAACACTGACATTGCCAGAGAGCTCAGTCTTCCTCCGGTTAAACTTCACTGCTCCA TGCTTGCAGAGGATGCCATCAAGGCTGCTCTGGCTGACTATCGCCTCAAGCAGCAGGACGACCAGCAGGAGGCAGTCAGGGCCAGCATTTAA
- the LOC133007669 gene encoding iron-sulfur cluster assembly scaffold protein IscU-like isoform X2 has product MRAADIHDACARHVSVTPPPGSDVSRGPGSSCTSLPNCVTTAPLSNMATTVMNKCLSPLALLTRRLSAPEFITQCCYHKKVVDHYENPRNVGSLDKNSRNVGTGLVGAPACGDVMKLQIEVDDQGKIVDARFKTFGCGSAIASSSLATEWVKGKSVDEALTIKNTDIARELSLPPVKLHCSMLAEDAIKAALADYRLKQQDDQQEAVRASI; this is encoded by the exons CGCATGCGCACGCCACGTCAGTGTGACCCCGCCCCCTGGCAGTGACGTATCTCGCGGTCCGGGCTCTAGCTGCACTTCTCTTCCGAACTGCGTCACTACTGCTCCGCTCTCCAACATGGCGACCACCGTGATGAACAAGTGTCTCAGTCCTCTGGCTCTGCTCACCCGCAGGCTCTCTGCCCCGGAGTTCATCACCCAGTGCTGCTACCACAAGAAG GTGGTGGATCACTATGAGAACCCAAGAAACGTCGGCTCGCTGGACAAAAACTCCAGGAATGTTGGGACTGGTTTGGTGGGAGCTCCAGCCTGCGGAGATGTAATGAAGCTCCAG ATTGAGGTGGATGACCAGGGGAAGATTGTGGATGCCAGGTTCAAAACCTTCGGCTGCGGCTCTGCCATCGCCTCCAGCTCTCTGGCCACCGAGTGGGTGAAGGGCAAATCT GTGGATGAAGCTTTGACAATAAAGAACACTGACATTGCCAGAGAGCTCAGTCTTCCTCCGGTTAAACTTCACTGCTCCA TGCTTGCAGAGGATGCCATCAAGGCTGCTCTGGCTGACTATCGCCTCAAGCAGCAGGACGACCAGCAGGAGGCAGTCAGGGCCAGCATTTAA